The Bubalus kerabau isolate K-KA32 ecotype Philippines breed swamp buffalo chromosome X, PCC_UOA_SB_1v2, whole genome shotgun sequence genome has a segment encoding these proteins:
- the RBMX gene encoding RNA-binding motif protein, X chromosome isoform X2 gives MVEADRPGKLFIGGLNTETNEKALEAVFGKYGRIVEVLLMKDRETNKSRGFAFVTFESPADAKDAARDMNGKSLDGKAIKVEQATKPSFESGRRGPPPPPRSRGPPRGLRGGRGGSGGTRGPPSHGGHMDDGGYSMNFNMSSSRGPLPVKRGPPPRSGGPPPKRSAPSGPVRSSSGMGGRAPVSRGRDSYGGPPRREPLPSRRDVYLSPRDDGYSTKDSYSSRDYPSSRDTRDYAPPPRDYTYRDYGHSSSRDDYPSRGYSDRDGYGRDRDYSDHPSGGSYRDSYESYVKIQFKNFINKIKCLPLQYEGKSTVHNCNLSLESWLSVYYKITSCLEYPLEIHTVFSLFKQTLKPTHFRVSADEQIPVNGQQWQSLKAPS, from the exons ATGGTTGAGGCAGATCGCCCAGGAAAGCTCTTTATCGGTGGCCTCAATACAGAAACCAATGAGAAAGCCCTTGAAGCAGTATTTGGCAAATATGGACGAATAGTGGAAG TTCTCTTGATGAAAGATCGTGAAACCAACAAATCTAGAGGATTTGCTTTTGTCACCTTTGAAAGCCCAGCAGATGCTAAGGATGCAGCCAGAGACATGAATGGAAAG TCCTTAGATGGAAAAGCCATCAAGGTAGAACAAGCCACTAAACCATCATTTGAAAGTGGTAGACGTGGACCACCTCCACCTCCAAGAAGCAGAGGCCCTCCCAGAGGCCTtcggggaggaagaggaggaagtggaggaaCCAGGGGACCTCCATCCCATGGAGGGCACATGG ATGATGGTGGCTATTCCATGAATTTTAACATGAGTTCTTCCAGGGGACCACTTCCGGTAAAAAGAGGACCACCACCACGAAGTGGGGGTCCTCCTCCTAAAAGATCTGCCCCTTCAGGACCAGTTAGAAGCAGCAGTGGAATGGGAGGAAGAG CTCCTGTATCACGTGGAAGAGATAGTTACGGAGGTCCACCTCGAAGGGAGCCCTTGCCCTCTCGTAGAGATGTTTATTTGTCCCCAAGAGATGATGGATATTCTACTAAAGACAG ctaTTCAAGCAGAGATTACCCAAGTTCTCGTGATACAAGAGATTATGCACCACCACCAAGAGATTATACTTACCGTGATTATGGTCATTCCAGTTCACGTGATGACTATCCATCAAGAGGCTATAG tgATAGAGATGGCTATGGTCGTGATCGTGACTATTCAGATCATCCAAGTGGAGGTTCCTACAGAGATTCATATGAGAGTTATG tgaaaatacaatttaaaaactttattaacaAGATCAAATGTTTACCATTGCAATATGAAGGAAAGTCTACAGTTCACAATTGCAACTTATCACTGGAAAGTTGGCTGAGTGTCTACTATAAAATAACAAGCTGTCTGGAATATCCTCTTGAAATACACACCGTCTTCAGTCTTTTCAAACAAACATTAAAACCCACCCATTTCCGTGTCTCAGCAGATGAGCAAATCCCTGTTAATGGCCAGCAATGGCAGAGTTTAAAAGCTCCCAGTTAA
- the RBMX gene encoding RNA-binding motif protein, X chromosome isoform X1: MVEADRPGKLFIGGLNTETNEKALEAVFGKYGRIVEVLLMKDRETNKSRGFAFVTFESPADAKDAARDMNGKSLDGKAIKVEQATKPSFESGRRGPPPPPRSRGPPRGLRGGRGGSGGTRGPPSHGGHMDDGGYSMNFNMSSSRGPLPVKRGPPPRSGGPPPKRSAPSGPVRSSSGMGGRAPVSRGRDSYGGPPRREPLPSRRDVYLSPRDDGYSTKDSYSSRDYPSSRDTRDYAPPPRDYTYRDYGHSSSRDDYPSRGYSDRDGYGRDRDYSDHPSGGSYRDSYESYGNSRSAPPTRGPPPSYGGSSRYDDYSSSRDGYGGSRDSYSSSRSDLYSSGRDRVGRQERGLPPSMERGYPPPRDSYSSSSRGAPRGGGRGGSRSDRGGGRSRY, translated from the exons ATGGTTGAGGCAGATCGCCCAGGAAAGCTCTTTATCGGTGGCCTCAATACAGAAACCAATGAGAAAGCCCTTGAAGCAGTATTTGGCAAATATGGACGAATAGTGGAAG TTCTCTTGATGAAAGATCGTGAAACCAACAAATCTAGAGGATTTGCTTTTGTCACCTTTGAAAGCCCAGCAGATGCTAAGGATGCAGCCAGAGACATGAATGGAAAG TCCTTAGATGGAAAAGCCATCAAGGTAGAACAAGCCACTAAACCATCATTTGAAAGTGGTAGACGTGGACCACCTCCACCTCCAAGAAGCAGAGGCCCTCCCAGAGGCCTtcggggaggaagaggaggaagtggaggaaCCAGGGGACCTCCATCCCATGGAGGGCACATGG ATGATGGTGGCTATTCCATGAATTTTAACATGAGTTCTTCCAGGGGACCACTTCCGGTAAAAAGAGGACCACCACCACGAAGTGGGGGTCCTCCTCCTAAAAGATCTGCCCCTTCAGGACCAGTTAGAAGCAGCAGTGGAATGGGAGGAAGAG CTCCTGTATCACGTGGAAGAGATAGTTACGGAGGTCCACCTCGAAGGGAGCCCTTGCCCTCTCGTAGAGATGTTTATTTGTCCCCAAGAGATGATGGATATTCTACTAAAGACAG ctaTTCAAGCAGAGATTACCCAAGTTCTCGTGATACAAGAGATTATGCACCACCACCAAGAGATTATACTTACCGTGATTATGGTCATTCCAGTTCACGTGATGACTATCCATCAAGAGGCTATAG tgATAGAGATGGCTATGGTCGTGATCGTGACTATTCAGATCATCCAAGTGGAGGTTCCTACAGAGATTCATATGAGAGTTATG GTAACTCACGTAGTGCTCCACCTACACGAGGGCCCCCGCCATCTTATGGTGGAAGCAGTCGCTATGATGATTACAGCAGCTCACGTGACGGATATGGTGGAAGTCGAGACAGTTACTCAAGCAGCCGAAGTGATCTCTACTCAAGTGGTCGTGATCGGGTTGGCAGACAAGAAAGAGGGCTTCCCCCTTCTATGGAAAGGGGGTACCCTCCTCCACGAGATTCCTACAGCAGTTCAAGCCGCGGAGCACCAAGAGGTGGTGGCCGTGGAGGAAGCCGATCTGATAGAGGGGGAGGCAGAAGCagatactaa
- the RBMX gene encoding RNA-binding motif protein, X chromosome isoform X3: MVEADRPGKLFIGGLNTETNEKALEAVFGKYGRIVEVLLMKDRETNKSRGFAFVTFESPADAKDAARDMNGKSLDGKAIKVEQATKPSFESGRRGPPPPPRSRGPPRGLRGGRGGSGGTRGPPSHGGHMDDGGYSMNFNMSSSRGPLPVKRGPPPRSGGPPPKRSAPSGPVRSSSGMGGRAPVSRGRDSYGGPPRREPLPSRRDVYLSPRDDGYSTKDSYSSRDYPSSRDTRDYAPPPRDYTYRDYGHSSSRDDYPSRGYSDRDGYGRDRDYSDHPSGGSYRDSYESYG; this comes from the exons ATGGTTGAGGCAGATCGCCCAGGAAAGCTCTTTATCGGTGGCCTCAATACAGAAACCAATGAGAAAGCCCTTGAAGCAGTATTTGGCAAATATGGACGAATAGTGGAAG TTCTCTTGATGAAAGATCGTGAAACCAACAAATCTAGAGGATTTGCTTTTGTCACCTTTGAAAGCCCAGCAGATGCTAAGGATGCAGCCAGAGACATGAATGGAAAG TCCTTAGATGGAAAAGCCATCAAGGTAGAACAAGCCACTAAACCATCATTTGAAAGTGGTAGACGTGGACCACCTCCACCTCCAAGAAGCAGAGGCCCTCCCAGAGGCCTtcggggaggaagaggaggaagtggaggaaCCAGGGGACCTCCATCCCATGGAGGGCACATGG ATGATGGTGGCTATTCCATGAATTTTAACATGAGTTCTTCCAGGGGACCACTTCCGGTAAAAAGAGGACCACCACCACGAAGTGGGGGTCCTCCTCCTAAAAGATCTGCCCCTTCAGGACCAGTTAGAAGCAGCAGTGGAATGGGAGGAAGAG CTCCTGTATCACGTGGAAGAGATAGTTACGGAGGTCCACCTCGAAGGGAGCCCTTGCCCTCTCGTAGAGATGTTTATTTGTCCCCAAGAGATGATGGATATTCTACTAAAGACAG ctaTTCAAGCAGAGATTACCCAAGTTCTCGTGATACAAGAGATTATGCACCACCACCAAGAGATTATACTTACCGTGATTATGGTCATTCCAGTTCACGTGATGACTATCCATCAAGAGGCTATAG tgATAGAGATGGCTATGGTCGTGATCGTGACTATTCAGATCATCCAAGTGGAGGTTCCTACAGAGATTCATATGAGAGTTATG GTTGA